From one Staphylococcus kloosii genomic stretch:
- a CDS encoding YceD family protein translates to MKWSITQLRKYQDKPFEFHQTVNFDHLKETLDLIDLSDITIDGELTVKSNEVIADMHITGTYTMPCARTLQPVEVPLDTTSQEIFDLDGYYADSEDDEHYHDASDGMINLKDIAEELVIIEKPMRAFADNSEVIMREGNGWEVLDEEQAAELAKEQEESESKQIDPRLQKLHQLYDEEQ, encoded by the coding sequence ATGAAATGGTCGATAACACAATTAAGAAAATATCAAGATAAACCTTTTGAATTTCATCAAACGGTTAACTTTGATCATTTAAAAGAAACATTGGATTTAATAGATTTATCAGATATTACTATCGATGGTGAGTTAACAGTAAAATCAAATGAAGTTATTGCAGATATGCATATCACTGGCACATATACAATGCCTTGTGCAAGAACTTTACAACCAGTTGAAGTACCGCTTGATACAACTTCACAGGAAATATTTGATTTAGATGGCTACTATGCAGATAGTGAAGATGATGAACATTATCATGACGCATCTGACGGAATGATAAATTTAAAAGATATTGCTGAAGAACTTGTCATCATTGAAAAACCAATGCGTGCCTTTGCTGATAACAGTGAAGTAATAATGCGCGAAGGTAATGGTTGGGAAGTTTTAGACGAAGAACAAGCGGCTGAACTTGCTAAGGAACAGGAAGAATCAGAGTCTAAGCAAATCGATCCAAGGCTT
- a CDS encoding nucleotidyltransferase, which translates to MKSVALITEYNPFHNGHLYHAQQSKSMTQSDVSIAIMSGQFVMRGEPAIYNKFVRAEMALSAVDIVVELPAYASMSAGQYFANSAIQVADYLDANHLSFGSESGNINEFHKTANEMKAIEQSPIFAQKQKEGKSYPRILGELLEHNELLKEPNNTLGLSYIQAINNLAPQITPWTIQRHQAHHHDDGITNHSFASGTSIRNALIANQNGWQNVVPSQIVQLYRHPKADTESCFPFIKHTVLTHDANQLRQIHTMSEGLEQRLKKVISASTSHSQLIDALKSKRYTRTHIQRVLMNVLLNFQQHEKPQTLDAVHILGMSKRGQAYIKHLKAQFPERNYITNINKQNAHLFKYEIQATNVYNNIFNNTATDFNTPVIIKK; encoded by the coding sequence ATGAAAAGTGTTGCGCTAATTACCGAGTATAATCCCTTCCACAATGGTCACTTATACCATGCTCAGCAGTCAAAGTCAATGACCCAATCTGATGTATCAATAGCTATAATGAGCGGTCAATTTGTAATGCGTGGCGAACCAGCAATTTATAATAAATTTGTAAGAGCCGAAATGGCACTATCTGCCGTTGACATCGTCGTCGAATTACCCGCCTATGCTTCTATGTCAGCAGGACAATATTTTGCTAATAGCGCAATACAAGTTGCTGATTATCTTGACGCAAATCATTTATCTTTTGGTAGTGAGTCTGGAAACATAAACGAATTTCATAAGACGGCCAACGAAATGAAAGCAATTGAACAATCGCCAATATTTGCGCAAAAGCAAAAAGAAGGTAAAAGCTATCCTCGTATTTTAGGTGAACTGCTTGAGCATAATGAATTATTAAAAGAACCTAATAACACGTTAGGCTTATCTTACATACAAGCCATTAATAATCTTGCTCCTCAAATAACACCATGGACGATACAACGCCATCAAGCGCATCACCATGACGACGGCATTACAAATCATTCATTTGCAAGTGGCACCTCTATAAGAAATGCCTTAATTGCTAATCAAAATGGTTGGCAAAATGTAGTACCTTCTCAAATAGTACAATTATACCGACATCCTAAAGCCGATACAGAATCTTGCTTCCCTTTTATTAAACACACAGTTTTGACTCATGATGCAAACCAACTGCGTCAAATACACACAATGAGCGAAGGATTGGAGCAAAGATTAAAAAAAGTAATTTCAGCATCGACTTCTCACTCTCAGCTTATCGACGCTTTAAAATCTAAACGTTATACACGTACACATATTCAAAGAGTATTAATGAATGTATTATTAAATTTTCAGCAGCATGAGAAGCCACAAACATTAGATGCAGTACATATATTAGGCATGAGCAAGCGCGGACAAGCTTATATCAAACATTTAAAAGCTCAATTTCCTGAGCGCAACTATATAACTAATATTAATAAGCAAAACGCACATCTTTTTAAATATGAAATCCAAGCTACGAATGTATACAACAATATATTTAATAATACAGCCACCGACTTTAATACCCCGGTTATCATTAAAAAGTAA
- the coaD gene encoding pantetheine-phosphate adenylyltransferase, translating into MTNTKAVIPGSFDPITYGHLDIIERSADRFEEIHICVLKNSSKAGTFSVDERIELIKESVKHLDNVVVHQFSGLLVDFCDEIGAKTIIRGLRAVSDFEYELRLTSMNKKLNSDVETFYMMTSTNYSFISSSVVKEVAAYKADVSDFVPKHVAKALNEKFKK; encoded by the coding sequence ATGACTAATACAAAAGCAGTAATCCCAGGTAGTTTTGATCCCATTACATATGGTCATCTCGATATTATCGAACGAAGTGCGGATCGATTTGAAGAAATACATATTTGTGTCTTAAAAAATAGTAGTAAGGCTGGAACATTTTCGGTAGATGAACGTATCGAGTTAATTAAGGAGTCTGTAAAGCATTTGGATAATGTGGTTGTTCATCAATTTAGCGGATTATTAGTTGATTTTTGTGACGAAATTGGAGCTAAAACAATAATAAGAGGGCTAAGAGCGGTAAGTGACTTTGAATATGAATTGCGTTTAACTTCTATGAATAAAAAGTTAAATAGTGATGTTGAAACTTTTTATATGATGACTAGTACGAATTATTCATTTATAAGTTCAAGTGTAGTAAAAGAGGTTGCGGCTTATAAAGCGGATGTATCTGATTTTGTACCTAAACATGTTGCTAAAGCATTGAATGAAAAGTTTAAAAAATAA
- the rsmD gene encoding 16S rRNA (guanine(966)-N(2))-methyltransferase RsmD, producing MRVISGIHKSKPLESMEGRNTRPTMDKVKEGIFNSLHEISGIGLDLFAGSGALGIEALSRGMEKMIFVDQNFKAVQVIKGNLKSLDIMDKAEVYKNNADRALKALNKREIQFDVIFLDPPYEKGLIDEALVGIDKFDLLKENGIIVCEFNHKEDIDYTAFEAIKRYHYGLTDTLLLKKGVSYD from the coding sequence ATGAGAGTGATTTCTGGTATACATAAAAGTAAACCTTTAGAAAGTATGGAGGGTCGTAACACTCGACCAACAATGGATAAAGTTAAAGAAGGAATATTTAATAGTTTGCATGAAATTAGCGGTATTGGTTTAGACCTTTTTGCTGGAAGTGGCGCTTTAGGTATAGAAGCACTTTCTAGAGGTATGGAAAAAATGATTTTTGTAGACCAAAACTTTAAAGCTGTACAAGTGATAAAGGGGAACTTAAAAAGTTTAGATATCATGGATAAAGCTGAAGTTTATAAAAATAACGCCGACAGAGCGCTCAAAGCATTGAATAAAAGAGAAATTCAATTTGATGTTATCTTTTTAGATCCTCCTTATGAAAAAGGGTTGATAGACGAGGCTTTAGTAGGAATTGATAAATTTGATTTATTAAAAGAAAATGGTATTATCGTTTGTGAGTTTAATCATAAAGAGGATATTGATTATACAGCTTTTGAAGCAATTAAACGTTATCATTATGGATTAACGGATACTTTGTTACTTAAAAAAGGAGTTTCATATGACTAA
- a CDS encoding DUF7147 family protein, with protein MKQSFIYLGEGLTDLFEFTTLIEYNYKRVDAVVFFHTPKSQKQLSSVALVMQPTSENHFQAIYIMLNAVKYPYPQSNKKNDIITASANNYNIPIKGVDVQPPETFHDHELYFNYLKSVLRLQNWIPPLQ; from the coding sequence ATGAAACAGTCTTTTATTTATCTAGGAGAAGGTCTAACTGACCTATTTGAATTTACAACACTTATCGAATATAACTATAAACGTGTTGATGCTGTGGTATTTTTCCATACTCCTAAATCACAAAAACAACTTAGTTCCGTTGCTTTAGTCATGCAACCAACTTCAGAAAATCACTTTCAAGCTATTTACATTATGTTAAATGCAGTAAAGTATCCATACCCACAAAGTAATAAGAAGAACGATATTATCACTGCTAGCGCAAACAACTACAATATTCCGATTAAAGGCGTAGACGTGCAGCCACCCGAAACTTTTCATGATCACGAATTGTACTTTAATTATTTAAAAAGCGTATTACGTCTACAAAACTGGATACCACCATTACAATAA
- a CDS encoding YlbG family protein, with amino-acid sequence MNIISRTSLIIYLKHMKHERQIRKFGHIVATNKQKKYVVLYVNEADADDVVNKLMKLKYVRNIDGSPYKYLKKVYEKEKHELS; translated from the coding sequence ATGAACATAATTTCAAGAACAAGTTTAATTATTTATCTTAAACATATGAAACACGAACGACAAATTCGAAAATTTGGCCACATCGTTGCTACAAATAAACAAAAGAAGTATGTTGTATTGTATGTTAATGAAGCGGACGCTGACGATGTAGTTAACAAATTAATGAAGCTTAAATATGTGAGAAACATTGATGGCTCACCCTATAAATATTTGAAAAAAGTTTATGAAAAAGAGAAGCATGAGCTATCTTAA
- a CDS encoding glycerophosphodiester phosphodiesterase encodes MTKLNTVLKGAFVTTIGVVSSIFFISKYTIKPKNKTIPAFFTHPAPYIFAHRGGMAVRPELTKLAFDNAINYRIDGFETDVRLTKDKQLVVFHDATVDRTTNGSGKVAEHTLEELKQLDAGYYFSDINKQYVYRGHKDAKILSFAELLSLYPNHLINVDLKDAPNSEQGQLAPNIMFEEIIKHNAQERVLVTSFHEQQIKRFNDISNGVVAIGASQNEVADGFIKFMSGLGNTYQGNANTFQMPPSFKGISLTSPKFIAWLIQRNIIPGYYDVNNIDLMQDLINKGAHTIVTDNPELADRFKAIS; translated from the coding sequence ATGACGAAATTAAATACCGTACTAAAAGGCGCATTTGTCACTACAATCGGTGTGGTAAGTAGCATATTTTTCATTTCTAAGTATACAATTAAACCTAAAAATAAAACAATTCCTGCATTTTTCACACATCCTGCGCCTTATATTTTTGCACATAGAGGTGGCATGGCCGTAAGACCTGAATTAACAAAATTAGCATTCGATAACGCTATTAATTATAGAATTGACGGATTTGAAACAGATGTAAGATTAACGAAAGATAAACAACTAGTAGTATTTCATGATGCTACAGTTGATCGTACGACGAACGGTTCTGGCAAAGTAGCCGAACATACATTAGAAGAACTTAAACAGTTGGACGCAGGCTATTATTTTTCTGATATTAATAAGCAGTATGTTTATCGTGGACACAAAGATGCAAAAATTTTATCTTTTGCAGAATTATTATCTTTATATCCAAACCATCTTATAAATGTTGATTTAAAAGATGCGCCAAATAGCGAGCAAGGTCAATTAGCGCCAAACATTATGTTTGAAGAAATTATTAAACACAACGCTCAAGAGCGCGTATTAGTTACAAGTTTCCACGAACAACAAATAAAACGTTTTAATGATATTAGTAATGGCGTTGTTGCTATAGGTGCGAGTCAAAATGAAGTTGCCGATGGATTTATAAAATTTATGTCAGGCCTTGGCAATACTTACCAAGGCAATGCCAATACTTTCCAAATGCCACCTAGTTTTAAAGGTATTAGTTTAACTTCACCAAAATTTATTGCTTGGTTAATCCAACGCAATATTATCCCTGGCTATTATGATGTTAACAATATAGACTTAATGCAAGATTTAATAAATAAAGGTGCACATACGATAGTTACCGATAATCCTGAATTAGCCGACCGTTTTAAAGCAATTTCTTAA
- a CDS encoding YlbF family regulator, with the protein MITEETVSVLDDIEGLGEMIVKSELYQDYKMAEKELADNDEAHLLYQAFLKSKEKYDEVMRFGKYHPDYQNVMMDTRKRKRAYETLPVVVDFKKKEMALQTLVDEIITKIAFAFSENVKIEAGNPFFQKDAGGCSTGGSCNCSL; encoded by the coding sequence ATGATTACAGAAGAAACAGTGTCAGTATTAGATGATATTGAAGGCTTAGGAGAAATGATTGTTAAGTCAGAATTATATCAAGATTATAAAATGGCCGAAAAGGAATTAGCAGATAATGATGAGGCACATTTACTATATCAAGCATTTTTAAAATCAAAAGAAAAGTATGATGAAGTTATGCGTTTTGGTAAATATCACCCGGATTATCAAAATGTCATGATGGATACTCGAAAACGAAAAAGAGCTTACGAAACTTTACCAGTAGTTGTCGACTTTAAGAAAAAAGAAATGGCGTTACAAACGTTAGTAGATGAAATTATTACTAAAATAGCATTTGCTTTTTCTGAGAATGTAAAAATCGAAGCAGGGAATCCGTTCTTTCAAAAAGATGCAGGTGGTTGTTCGACCGGTGGGTCATGTAACTGCTCATTATAA
- a CDS encoding CAP-associated domain-containing protein encodes MNKLIIKVIGVIVLIIFLIYLFYSPRLKFDVLENPNKDSKNTTSNKDFKPQKQNTENKIPKKGVGTWMGKNINHLTKKFGQADRTYPYQNGFKNYVFRGNNQYYVVTTKKDIIKSVYATGKNADVSPLKIQDRASSVFEHLTINPEPTIHVNGKKYDLELSDEDMKTQTLVKFGKMYAQVYIDQQSNKIIGVRFLDSDALNTFKPYQTVNSEDTKKPKEDALPYEQNPNQLMTLYEVTNEMRKLKGLKPLKINNQLSNIASYNLYDATGSDSVEFTEDALKQQLNAKQVPFVSTSQNVGYEFNDVPTLINSWMNSDIHRSRMLNKKYNQMGGDVMDDYYTLIFIKDK; translated from the coding sequence ATGAACAAACTAATAATAAAAGTTATTGGTGTAATAGTATTAATTATATTTTTAATTTACTTATTTTATTCACCTAGGTTGAAATTTGACGTATTAGAAAATCCTAATAAAGATAGTAAAAATACTACTTCAAATAAAGATTTTAAACCTCAAAAACAAAATACTGAAAATAAAATACCTAAAAAAGGTGTAGGCACATGGATGGGTAAAAATATTAACCATTTAACTAAAAAATTTGGGCAAGCAGATCGTACATATCCATACCAAAATGGGTTTAAAAATTATGTGTTTAGGGGCAATAATCAATATTATGTTGTGACGACGAAAAAAGACATTATCAAATCAGTGTATGCTACAGGAAAAAATGCCGATGTTAGCCCACTTAAAATACAAGACAGAGCGTCGTCAGTATTCGAACATTTAACGATAAATCCAGAACCCACAATTCACGTTAATGGGAAAAAATATGATTTAGAATTATCAGACGAAGATATGAAAACACAAACGTTAGTTAAATTCGGTAAAATGTACGCTCAAGTATATATAGACCAACAATCTAACAAAATTATCGGTGTACGCTTTTTAGACAGTGATGCACTTAACACGTTTAAACCATATCAAACGGTTAATTCAGAAGATACTAAAAAACCAAAAGAAGATGCGTTACCTTATGAACAAAATCCAAATCAATTAATGACTTTATATGAAGTTACTAATGAAATGAGAAAACTTAAAGGATTAAAACCTTTAAAAATAAATAACCAACTCTCTAATATAGCTTCTTATAATTTATATGATGCTACGGGGTCAGATAGTGTTGAATTTACCGAAGACGCATTAAAACAACAGTTAAATGCTAAACAAGTACCATTCGTCTCAACGAGTCAAAATGTCGGCTACGAATTTAATGATGTACCAACGCTCATTAATAGTTGGATGAACTCAGATATACATCGCTCAAGAATGTTAAATAAGAAATATAATCAAATGGGCGGAGATGTAATGGACGATTACTATACGTTAATATTTATTAAAGACAAATAA
- a CDS encoding ATP-binding cassette domain-containing protein: MEQISIQGARQNNLKNISIDIPKHKITVFTGRSGSGKSSLVFNTIAAESERLLNETYSSYIQHQLTQYEKPDVDLIAHLPVAMIINQKRLGGNSRSTVGTITDIYASVRLLWSRIGEPFVGYSDIFSFNNTKGMCETCSGLGYVEDIDLNELLDYDKSLNEDAINFPSFRPDSWRGKRYLYSGLFDNDKKLKDYTKEEMDTLLYTKPKKLKNPPSNWPRTAKFEGLIHRFRRSFLLSDNFEKNKFKQDVDRVVTQSDCPTCNGKRLNQEVLSCKINGLDIADFTNLSINDAIAFLKKIDNDKANVIKAPLLEQLEALRDIGLNYLTLSRPTPTLSGGESQRIKLIRHLNSPLSDLVYIIDEPSIGLHPEDIQRINEIIQSLKAKGNTVLVVEHDPDVIRIADYVVDLGPKAGKHGGNITFTGSYEDLLASNTSTGEALRKPKHLKSNPRPFKETIELSHLTHNNLKDITVTFPQQAMSVITGVAGSGKSSLINSGFTSRNDVSYITQKAAHASSRSNLLTFMDIFDEVRSFFSEHTNLKKSMFSYNSEGACPQCHGKGVLKTELAFMPDFTQVCDLCHGTRYNPEVLEATVNNYSIADILALTVDEALEYFDHNDNIIAALQALKATGLNYMTLGQSLSTLSGGETQRAKLSKHLIDKVENHIFIFDEPTTGLHENDIHILMNCFDDLIAANNTIILIEHNLTVMTQADWIVDIGPYAGEQGGHLLFEGRPQELLNYTSSFTAKHLKNYITQNK, translated from the coding sequence ATGGAACAAATTAGCATTCAAGGTGCAAGACAAAATAACTTAAAGAATATTTCAATAGATATTCCTAAACATAAAATAACTGTTTTTACTGGCCGTTCAGGTTCTGGGAAATCATCACTCGTGTTTAATACGATAGCTGCAGAATCTGAAAGATTATTAAATGAAACCTACTCTTCATACATACAACATCAACTGACTCAATATGAAAAACCCGACGTCGATTTAATCGCTCATCTACCCGTCGCAATGATTATAAATCAGAAAAGACTCGGTGGTAATTCAAGGTCTACCGTAGGAACGATTACCGATATCTACGCTTCAGTAAGATTACTTTGGTCACGCATAGGAGAGCCGTTTGTAGGCTATTCAGATATTTTCTCTTTTAATAATACAAAAGGCATGTGTGAAACATGTTCAGGTCTAGGTTATGTTGAAGATATCGATTTAAATGAGTTGCTCGATTATGACAAGTCTTTAAATGAAGATGCGATAAACTTTCCTTCTTTTAGACCTGACAGTTGGCGAGGAAAAAGGTACTTATACTCAGGTCTTTTTGACAATGATAAAAAGCTAAAAGATTATACTAAAGAAGAGATGGATACTTTATTATATACCAAACCTAAAAAGCTTAAAAATCCGCCAAGTAATTGGCCACGAACTGCAAAATTTGAAGGATTAATACATCGCTTCAGACGTTCATTTTTATTAAGTGACAATTTTGAAAAAAATAAATTCAAGCAAGATGTAGACCGTGTAGTTACACAATCGGATTGCCCTACTTGTAATGGCAAAAGATTAAATCAAGAAGTGCTAAGTTGTAAAATAAATGGACTAGATATTGCTGACTTTACTAATCTATCCATTAATGATGCTATTGCATTTTTAAAAAAAATTGATAACGATAAAGCTAATGTAATCAAAGCACCTTTACTTGAACAACTTGAAGCTTTAAGAGACATTGGGTTGAACTATTTAACTTTATCACGTCCTACTCCTACACTTTCAGGTGGAGAATCACAACGTATAAAATTAATTAGACATTTAAATAGTCCTTTAAGTGATTTAGTTTATATTATTGATGAACCAAGTATAGGTCTACATCCAGAAGATATTCAACGCATTAATGAAATCATTCAATCTTTAAAAGCTAAAGGTAATACCGTTCTTGTCGTTGAACATGATCCAGATGTGATTCGAATTGCAGATTACGTTGTTGATTTAGGTCCAAAAGCAGGCAAACATGGTGGTAATATTACATTCACGGGCAGTTACGAAGATTTATTGGCTTCAAATACAAGTACGGGTGAGGCACTTAGAAAGCCAAAACATTTAAAAAGCAATCCTAGACCTTTTAAAGAAACTATTGAATTATCACATTTAACTCATAATAATTTAAAAGATATAACTGTAACTTTTCCACAACAAGCCATGTCAGTTATAACGGGTGTTGCTGGTTCAGGAAAAAGCTCGTTAATTAATTCTGGCTTCACATCACGCAATGACGTCAGCTATATTACGCAAAAAGCAGCCCATGCTTCTAGTCGTTCAAATCTATTAACTTTTATGGATATTTTTGATGAAGTTCGTTCATTCTTTAGTGAACACACTAATTTAAAGAAAAGTATGTTTAGCTATAATTCTGAAGGTGCATGTCCACAATGTCATGGTAAAGGTGTGCTCAAAACAGAACTTGCCTTTATGCCGGATTTCACGCAAGTTTGTGATTTGTGCCACGGCACACGTTATAATCCAGAAGTTTTAGAAGCGACAGTTAATAATTACTCTATCGCAGACATACTTGCCTTAACAGTAGATGAAGCACTTGAATACTTTGATCATAATGACAATATCATTGCTGCACTGCAGGCATTAAAAGCTACTGGTCTAAACTATATGACATTAGGACAATCTCTAAGTACGCTATCTGGTGGTGAAACACAACGAGCGAAGTTGAGTAAACATTTAATCGATAAAGTTGAAAATCATATCTTTATATTTGACGAACCAACTACAGGATTACATGAAAATGATATTCATATATTGATGAATTGTTTTGACGACCTTATCGCTGCAAACAATACCATCATATTGATAGAGCATAATTTAACCGTCATGACCCAAGCAGATTGGATTGTAGACATTGGCCCATATGCAGGTGAACAAGGTGGTCACTTACTATTTGAGGGCAGACCTCAAGAATTGTTAAATTACACATCATCATTTACAGCCAAACATTTAAAAAATTATATTACACAAAATAAATAA